In Haloarcula halophila, the genomic window TCAACGACGTCGGCGAGGTGAATGTCGACGCCGACCTCATCGAGAATGGCTCCGAACTCTCGATGGAAGACGGCGGTGTCACGGAGCTCTCGAACGGCTGTATCTGCTGTGGGCTGCAGAACGAACTCGATCAGGAACTGAGACGCCTCGCGTTCGACGAGGAGTTCGACTATCTGGTCATCGAAGCCTCGGGTATCAGCGATCCAGTCCCCATCGCCCAGCGGTTCATCTCGCCCGCACGTGCGTCGGCACTGTACGCTCTCGATACGACCGTCACGGTGGTCGACGCCGCACAGTTCCATCAGGCGTTCGTCGATGGCCGCCCACTCAAGTCGACAGACGACGACGCCCGACCGCTGTCGGACCTCCTCGCCGAGCAAGTCGAGTTCTGCGACGTACTCGTCCTCAACAAGTGCGATCTCGTTTCCGAGACAGAGCGCGAAGCGGTCGAACGCGTCGTCCGAACACTCCATCCCGGGGTCGACGTCGTCCGAACGACCGAAAGCACCGTCGACCCGGAACGAGTTCTCGGAACGGGTCGGTTCGATCAAGACGAGGCGAGTGACTCCGCCCGGTGGAAACAGGCACTCTCGACCGATCACGGAGACAGCACAGACGTCGATTCAGACGACCACCACGAGAGCCAGACGGAGGCGGACGACCACAGTCACGAACATGGCGACGACCACGACCATAGCCACGACGAAGCGCACGACCATCGTCACCCACCAGAGGAATTCGGTGTCGACTCGTTCGTCTACGAGCGCCACCGGCCGTTCCACCCCGAACGCTTCAGCGAGTGGCTCCGTTCGTTCCCCGATTCCGTCGTCAGAGCCAAGGGCCACCTGTGGGTCGCTGGCCGCGAGCGCTACGCCCTCGACCTGAGCCAGGCGGGAACACAGACCCACGTCGAGGTCAACGGGCGGTGGGCAGTCACACTCCCCGAGTTCCAGCGCGAGTCCTACCGCGAATCGCGGTCGGACCTCCACTGGGACGAACAGTGGGGTGACCGCGAAGTGAAACTCGTCTTCATCGGGGCTGGGATGGACGAATCCAGCATCGCCGATACGCTCGACGACTGCCTCGTTTCGGAGACCGGGATGGAAGACGACTGGGAGGCGTTCGAGAATCCGTTCCCGGGGACGATGGAGTGGTC contains:
- a CDS encoding GTP-binding protein, which gives rise to MAVDEQPPVTILSGGLGAGKTTLLNHLLTIGGEEYDIAVLVNDVGEVNVDADLIENGSELSMEDGGVTELSNGCICCGLQNELDQELRRLAFDEEFDYLVIEASGISDPVPIAQRFISPARASALYALDTTVTVVDAAQFHQAFVDGRPLKSTDDDARPLSDLLAEQVEFCDVLVLNKCDLVSETEREAVERVVRTLHPGVDVVRTTESTVDPERVLGTGRFDQDEASDSARWKQALSTDHGDSTDVDSDDHHESQTEADDHSHEHGDDHDHSHDEAHDHRHPPEEFGVDSFVYERHRPFHPERFSEWLRSFPDSVVRAKGHLWVAGRERYALDLSQAGTQTHVEVNGRWAVTLPEFQRESYRESRSDLHWDEQWGDREVKLVFIGAGMDESSIADTLDDCLVSETGMEDDWEAFENPFPGTMEWSQPPMEQRLVVGDLS